The window GGGTGGCGAGCCGCGCCCCGCTCAAATTCCTGAGCGTGGAGTCATTGAGGTGAAGGGCCTCGCCGACAAGAATTGGCAAACGGCCAAGAGTGCGCAGGCGACAAAATATTTTGGACATTACCACTTGGTGCTCGTGACCAACTACCGGGAGTTTCGGCTTATTGGCGAGGATGAAAATGGAAAAGCAACGGAGCTTGAGCACTATGTCCTAGCGATTGATGAGCCCTCTTTTTGGAGTATGACGGCGAATCCCGCGCTTGCTGTGGCTGAGCACGCCGTTCATTTCGAAGAATTCCTGCGGCGCGTCATGATGACCGCGGCGCCTTTGGTGAAAGCTCAGGATGTCGCCTGGTTTCTCGCCTCCTATGCGAGAGACGCTTTACAAACTCTCAATGCTAAGGGTTCCGGAACGCTTGATCCCTTGCGCAAGGCTTTGGAAACCGCGCTCGGAATCAAATTTGAAGGTGAGGAAGGAGATCACTTCTTTAAATCCACCCTCATCCAGACGCTTTTCTATGGAGTGTTCTCGGCCTGGGTTGTGTACGTCAAGCAAAGTATCAACCGCTTTGATTGGAGGGCCGCCGCCTATACTTTGACCGTGCCGATGGTGAAAGCGCTATTTGAGCAAATCGCCACGCCAAGCAAGCTTGGCGCACTTGGCCTCATTCCAATACTTGATCGGACTGCTGAAGCACTCAATCGGGTCGACCAGAAAGCCTTTTTTAAAACCTTCGATACAGGCGAAGCAGTACAACATTTCTATGAGCCTTTCCTGCAAGCGTTCGATCCAGAACTCAGAAAGAGTCTAGGCGTTTGGTATACGCCCAACGAAATCGTTACCTACATGGTGGAGCGCGTGGATCATGTCCTCCGCACTGAATTGGGGCGGCCCAATGGCCTCGCCGACAAAGACGTCTACGTGCTCGATCCCTGCTGCGGGACGGGCACCTATGTAGTTGCGGTCCTAAAGCGGATCGAGAAGACCCTTCGTGCTCAGGGTGAGGACGCGCTTCTCGCAGATGATATTAAGCAGGCGGCACGAGACCGTGTATTTGGCTTCGAGTTATTGTCTGCTCCGTTTGTTGTTGCTCACTGGCAGGTCGGCAACTACCTAGCACAGATCGGCGCTCCGCTTGACGCCGCGCACGGAGAGCGGGCATCCATCTACCTCACTAATTCGCTGACCGGATGGGAGCCGCCAAAGGGACCGAAAGCGAATCTACCGCTGTTTCCTGAACTGGAGCAGGAACGCGATGCTGCGGAGCATGTAAAACGCGATGTGCCGTTGCTCGTAGTCTTGGGAAATCCACCATACAACGCATTCTCCGGCACAAGTCCCGAGGAAGAACAGGGCCTCGTCGAGCCTTACAAAGACGGCTTGATTAAGAAGTGGGGCATAAAAAAATTCAATCTCGACGAGCTTTACGTGCGCTTCATGCGCGTCTCTCAGCGCCGCATTGCGGAGGGCACGAAACAGGGCGTTGTCTGCTACATCTCAAGCTTTTCGTACCTGTCTGACCCATCTTTTGTTGTTATGCGTCAGCGTTTGCTGAATGACTTCGATAAGGTCTGGATTGATTGCCTGAATGGCGATAGTCGCGAGACAGGTAAGAAGACGCCGACCGGCGAACCCGATCCTTCTGTCTTTTCGACGAGCTACAACCCCGCTGGCATCCGTCTCGGGACGTCCATTGGTCTCTTCACCCGCAAGCTTGCGCACAGCCCAGCCAAAGCAGTTAGCTACCGAGATTTTTGGGGCAAATCCAAACGCGAGGATTTGCTTAATAGCCTCACCGCGACGGACCTCGAATCTTCCTATCTTCAGGCGCAGCCTAACGAGGAAAATCGATTCTCTCTTAGACCTCAGGATGTTTCGGACACCTACAGGTCCTGGCCAAAGGTCACAGAACTAGCTGAGTTGTCTCCGATTGCCGGACTACAGGAAATGAGATTCGGAGCTCTCCTTGCACATGGTCGAGCAGAGCTTGAAGCCAGTATTTCGAATTACCTCAACCCTAAAAAATCGTGGGCTGAGGTCGTCGCAACTGCCAGCGGGCCGATACGCGATGCAGGAGCCTTTGACGCCGAAACGTCGCGCACTCGCCTTCTCTCCAAAGAGCCGTTCAGTGCCTCCAATATTCGGCGTTACAGTCTTTATCCGATGGACAATCGCTGGGCATATTGGAGCGCGGTCCCTACGTTGTGGAACAGGGCGCGGCCTCAACTAGTCTCGAACGCGTTCTCAGGCAACCAATTCCTAGTGGTCCGGATGTCAGCAGAGCGTCCGGATGAGGGAGTTCCTGCCATGCTTACGGCGTCCTTGCCCGACTACCATCTGCTACGCCCGAACGTTGTAGCTATTCCTCTCATGGTTGAACATCATGTTGATAGCGGACTCTTCGCCGCCGAACAGAAAGCCAATCTTTCCTCCTCGGCTAGGAAATACTTGCGGGCAATCGGTTGCTGCGAGCCTGATAGCGATCCGGCAAGCGCGAAGCTCGTTTGGTATCATGCCTTAGCTATCTTCTTTTCTCCACAGTATCTCAAGGAGCATCGGGATGGCGTTCTCACAGATTGGCCGCGTGTTCCTTTGCCAAGCGACCTTTCGACCTTGCAGAGTTCTGCAGCATTAGGACAGCGGATCGGCGCGCTTCTCGACCCAGATCTCCAGGTTGCGGGAGTTACGAGCGGCACAATTGATTCGCGGCTGGTCGGCCTCGGCGCACTTTCGCGAGTCGACGGAAAAGCCTTGAAACCGGTGGACCTCAGCCTCTCCGCCGGTTGGGGACATCGCACAACTAAGGGGATCATCATGCCGGGAGCGGGACGAACCAGAAAAGGCTCCTATGATCCCCAGCAGTCTTCGACGCTCAGTAAGACCGACGTCGAGGCACTCGGCGCACCCATCGATATTATGTTGAATGACGTGGCAACTTGGCTAGCGGTCCCATCCAGCGTCTGGGAATATCGAATCGGCGGATATCAAGTGGTGAAAAAGTGGCTCTCGTATCGTGAGGAATCGGTGCTTGGACGCCCACTCACAAAGGATGAGGCTCGAGAAGTTACGGCAATTGTCCGGCGACTAGCTTCGATCATTTTGATGGCGGACGAACTGGACTCAAACTACGTCGTTGCAAGAGATGATGCTTTTCTCCCGGCCGCGAATGTCGATTAGCGTAGCGAGCTCAATTCGCGCTGACTTCGATATTTAGGGAGGACATTGTTGAGCTCGCTAAGATTATACGCTATAGGAATTATCACGGAAACGTGATACTATTAGGCCTAATAGATGATGTACTAGGCGCTATAGCGTGGCACCTATGTTGACGCCCGCTTCCGGGCGCCGCACAGGAGCCTACTATGATGCCGCAAGTCACACTTGAAACCTCAACCATTGAACGCATGAAAGCTTACGCAGAACCCCTGGTCGATACGATGGACTCAGTGATTTTGAAAGGGCTCGATGCAATCGACATGCTGAAGGCGAAGACCAACGAACCCACCTCCGCCGAGCGCATCTTTAACCCCGCCTCACCCCCCAACCTTGCCTACACCACCGTCAAATCGGTCGTGTGGAAGGGTAAGCGCCTTTCCCCCGCTGAAGCTTACTGGAATCCGCTGATGTTCATTGTCATCCGCGAAACTGTGAAGCACATGACGAAGGAACAGGCCCGCAACCTGATCCTCTGCAACAAGGTGACAGGGAAAAAGGAAGACAATGGATACAAGTACGTCGATGAGGTGGGCGTTTCCATTCAAGGCCAAGACGCCAACAACGCTTGGAAAACGACTTATAACGTTCTACAGGCCCTCAAAATGCCCTTGGAAGTCATCTTCGCCTGGCAGGATAATCCCAAGGCCGCAACGCCTGGCGCAATTGGCAAGTTCGCTGTTACGTTCGAATAATCGAATGACAATTCTAAAATCAGGGCGGCAGACGTGCCGCTCTTTTCTTTTGCTGGCGAGCCAGCCGCTCTACCGTAGGGCAAAGTTAGAAGAGAAACACTAAACCGTGTCAAAACGTTGCAAGCGGAAGGAAGTGCTGAGTGCTCAGCGGAGCAATGAAATCCAAGGCACTTCGAACCTAACTCAATTCGACGTTAGACGGGCAGGGACGTGAAGGGAATCTTCGATACAAAAGCGAACTCTGGTTACGACGACGAAATCGTGCGCCGCTACCACTTCCCTCCTCAGTACCGGACTGTGGCCCAGCAACTGATCGGCGATTGGATTGTTTATCGAGAGCCGCAGCGAAACGGCGGCCGCCGTGCCTACATCGCCGTTGCCAGGGTGCAACGGATAGAGGCCGATCCGCTCCGTGCCGGCTATTCCTATGCCCTTGTCGACGAGTATCTACCGTTCGATCGGCCGGTGCCATTTGCTAACAACGGCGCCTACGCCGAGGCCGCCTTGCGCGAAATCAGCAATCCGAGCCGCGTAGGAGCCTATCTGCAGGGCAAGTCGATCCGAATTGTTTCTGATGCGGATTTTGAGGAGATCGTACGCGCTGGTCTCGGCGAGACGATTGGGCCCGCCAACGCAGTCCGTCCTGAGCTTGATCCTTATCAATTTGACGAGGAGACTTTAGACTTGCTCGGAGCGCCGCCCGCGGAGCAGGAGAGGCGAATAGAGCAAATTCTTGTCAACCGAAAAATCCGCGAAGCTAGCTTCCGCCGTCATGTTTGCGAAGCTTACGATAACCGGTGCGCCGTGACAGGACTTCGGATTGTGAACGGCGGCGGAAAGGCCGAAGTCCAAGCCGCGCATATTTGGTCAGTAGCCTCCGGCGGTCCGGACGTTGTTCAGAACGGCTTGGCGCTGTCGGGAACAGCGCATTGGCTTTTCGATCGTCATCTCATTTCACTAACCGATGATTATGGGCTATTGGTTTCGCACAATAAGGTGCCGGCCGAATTGCGCAGTCTTTTTTCCAAGCATTTGGACCGTATCCATCTCCCGGACGATCCAAGGCTGTGGCCACATCGCAGCTATGTCGCGAGACATCGCGAAGCATTCAGCTCAACTTGAAAAGCTTCATTGATCGAAGCGGCGAAACGCGGCTTCGACGTCTTCATCGGTGGCGAACTGGCGGCGCTTGGCTTGAGCGAGGCCCTCCAGCACGCTGGGCAGATGTGCCGGATCGATGGCCTCCGGCTCCTCCTCGTCGCCGGCCAAGGTAAGCATCGCGCGCGCGATTTCATCCTGGCTGCCGGGAGGCAACCGGCGCACCGCTTCGAGGGCTTTTTCCAGGAGTTTTGTCATGGCCAATTATATGCGGTGTTCGGACCGGAATGGAAGGCCGCGCCTGCCCTCGCACCAAGGCTTTACGGCACTGTTGCAATCAAGTGTCGCGCAAAAGAATAGAGCCCCGCCAAGGCGGGGCTCCAGTTCGTCTCACGCAATCTCATCCCCCGCATCAATTCCCCGCGCCGGGCGTCTTGCCCGACCCGGCCCCCGTCGGCGTTCCGCCGGAGGGATTGGCGGGCGCCGCGCTGTCCGGCTTCGTGCCGCCGTCCTGCTTCATGGTGGCGCCGGTCGTCGTGGAGGAGGGGTGTTTGCTGTGGTGGTTCGGCTTCGCGTCGGCAGCGAAGGTTGAGCCGAGGAGGCCGGCGATGGCGAGCGCGCCGAGGAGCAGTCTGGTCTTCATCATGAGATCATCTCTTGCTGGTTGGTGGATGCGGGTCAAACACGAAAAATCCCCGATGCAGTTCCGGCGCGCTTCGACATGGGACGTCGGCGCTTTCGCGCGCCACGCCGGCCCTCGGTTACGTTCTGAACAGACGAAGGCGTTTTGATGCCGCTTGCATCAAGATCAAGCGAGGAGGGCGGCGCGTTGGCGCGCGGGCGCGTGACGAGGCGGCAAAATCCGATGCGCGAAAAATTTAATTTCGTGAACCAAATCAAGCTGATTTGGGTCGTCCAGTCGTCGTTGCAAAAACAAATCCCTTCTCGCCCCACCCAAATCACCTCTATATCCCCCGCCGTCTCGTTCCCCTGGAGGGGCGGCTCATGATCGTCACGGACGTTGGGAACGGGATGCGGTGGACGCGGCAGCGTCGGTTGCGCAAATGCTTTTCGCAGGGCGGGTTTTATCACCCGTGAGCGATCGGCAGCGCACGGACGAACGATGCTATCACGTACGGCCAAATCGTGTGGTCCTGACGCCTCGACGCCGGCGTCAAGTCCTTGCGGAGGTGTTGCGGGCCCGACCGGGTCTTGCAAAACCATTTTTCCGCGGGGCGACGGTGACAAGAAAGCCCGATCACCGGGGAGAGCACGACATAAGCCGTTAAAACCATTGCGTAGGGAATGCCGGGTCGTCTGGCTGAACCTGTGGTGAATACTCGTGTGCTTACTACACTGCACACGAGGCTGCGGGTGCAGCCGGCACCCGGCATTCCCTGCGCCCTCTGATTTTTCGGGGCGAGATTTCTGTCACACGCCCGGGCGCGCTCGCGCCGCGGGGCGCGGACGTGTGTCTGGCCGTGTGTCTAGCCGTGTGTCTAGCCGTCATCGCCATGTGTCTCCTCGTCATTGCGAGCGAAGCGAAGCAATCCATCTTCCTTACCGCGGCGCCAAAGCTGGATTGCTTCGCTTCGCTCGCAATGACGGTGGAGAGACCGTCGGGCTGTTTGAAAATTGAATCCGGAACGAATTTGCGTTGAGGCGCAGCGGCGCCTTCTCCCTCGCCCCGCCCTTCGCGGGGAGAGGGTCGGGGTGAGGGGCCTCTATCCGCGAATACCGAAGCTGAAGCATGCGCGGTGAGTCCCCCTCACCCGCCGCGCGAAGCGCGCGGCGACCTCTCCCCGCAAGCGGGGCGAGGTGACCGGAGCCCTACTGCTTCCTTCTCCGCGCCGCGGCCAGATCCACCGCGTCGGCCTCCTCGCGCCAGCGCAAAATCTCGACCGCCAGCACCGGATGATTGAATCCCTTCAGCTGCAGGTCATCCAGCGGCTTGCCGTCGACCCATTGCTCGACCATGCCGTAGACGCGCCTGGAGACAACAATCTGGTCGGCCTTTGCCTCATCGCACAGGCGCGACGCCAGGTTGGTGACGCTGCCGATCGCGGCGTATTCGAGCCGCTGCTCGAAACCGATCTGGCCAAGCGTCGCATACCCCAGCGCGATGCCGACGCCGAAGCCGAGCGAGTGGCCGCGGTTGCGCCATTTCTGCGTCAAGACGCCGATCGTATCGCGCATCTCGACCGCCATCTTCACCGCGCGCTTGGTGTGATCGGCAAACTTTATCGGCGCGTTGAACAGGATCATCACGCCATCGCCGGCATAGCGATCGAGCGTGCCCTCGTAGCGGAAGATCAGCTCTCCCAGTGCCGCATGATATTCGCGCAGCACGTTCATCGCCTCTTCCGGCTCGGTCGCCTCGGTAAAAGCCGTAAAGCCGCG is drawn from Bradyrhizobium lablabi and contains these coding sequences:
- a CDS encoding type ISP restriction/modification enzyme, coding for MNKPKAADYIREYLVRMAEIRGTGGATKETSYYSALENLLNHFGKDLRPRVICNGQLRNQGAGNPDFGLYTKTQLQGGEPRPAQIPERGVIEVKGLADKNWQTAKSAQATKYFGHYHLVLVTNYREFRLIGEDENGKATELEHYVLAIDEPSFWSMTANPALAVAEHAVHFEEFLRRVMMTAAPLVKAQDVAWFLASYARDALQTLNAKGSGTLDPLRKALETALGIKFEGEEGDHFFKSTLIQTLFYGVFSAWVVYVKQSINRFDWRAAAYTLTVPMVKALFEQIATPSKLGALGLIPILDRTAEALNRVDQKAFFKTFDTGEAVQHFYEPFLQAFDPELRKSLGVWYTPNEIVTYMVERVDHVLRTELGRPNGLADKDVYVLDPCCGTGTYVVAVLKRIEKTLRAQGEDALLADDIKQAARDRVFGFELLSAPFVVAHWQVGNYLAQIGAPLDAAHGERASIYLTNSLTGWEPPKGPKANLPLFPELEQERDAAEHVKRDVPLLVVLGNPPYNAFSGTSPEEEQGLVEPYKDGLIKKWGIKKFNLDELYVRFMRVSQRRIAEGTKQGVVCYISSFSYLSDPSFVVMRQRLLNDFDKVWIDCLNGDSRETGKKTPTGEPDPSVFSTSYNPAGIRLGTSIGLFTRKLAHSPAKAVSYRDFWGKSKREDLLNSLTATDLESSYLQAQPNEENRFSLRPQDVSDTYRSWPKVTELAELSPIAGLQEMRFGALLAHGRAELEASISNYLNPKKSWAEVVATASGPIRDAGAFDAETSRTRLLSKEPFSASNIRRYSLYPMDNRWAYWSAVPTLWNRARPQLVSNAFSGNQFLVVRMSAERPDEGVPAMLTASLPDYHLLRPNVVAIPLMVEHHVDSGLFAAEQKANLSSSARKYLRAIGCCEPDSDPASAKLVWYHALAIFFSPQYLKEHRDGVLTDWPRVPLPSDLSTLQSSAALGQRIGALLDPDLQVAGVTSGTIDSRLVGLGALSRVDGKALKPVDLSLSAGWGHRTTKGIIMPGAGRTRKGSYDPQQSSTLSKTDVEALGAPIDIMLNDVATWLAVPSSVWEYRIGGYQVVKKWLSYREESVLGRPLTKDEAREVTAIVRRLASIILMADELDSNYVVARDDAFLPAANVD
- a CDS encoding HNH endonuclease — its product is MKGIFDTKANSGYDDEIVRRYHFPPQYRTVAQQLIGDWIVYREPQRNGGRRAYIAVARVQRIEADPLRAGYSYALVDEYLPFDRPVPFANNGAYAEAALREISNPSRVGAYLQGKSIRIVSDADFEEIVRAGLGETIGPANAVRPELDPYQFDEETLDLLGAPPAEQERRIEQILVNRKIREASFRRHVCEAYDNRCAVTGLRIVNGGGKAEVQAAHIWSVASGGPDVVQNGLALSGTAHWLFDRHLISLTDDYGLLVSHNKVPAELRSLFSKHLDRIHLPDDPRLWPHRSYVARHREAFSST
- a CDS encoding T4SS efffector SepA family protein, whose translation is MMPQVTLETSTIERMKAYAEPLVDTMDSVILKGLDAIDMLKAKTNEPTSAERIFNPASPPNLAYTTVKSVVWKGKRLSPAEAYWNPLMFIVIRETVKHMTKEQARNLILCNKVTGKKEDNGYKYVDEVGVSIQGQDANNAWKTTYNVLQALKMPLEVIFAWQDNPKAATPGAIGKFAVTFE